In the Streptomyces fradiae ATCC 10745 = DSM 40063 genome, one interval contains:
- a CDS encoding L-aspartate oxidase: MTGIRLHAPAPGWAIDADVVVVGSGVAGLTAALRCTAAGLRTVVVTKARLDDGSTRWAQGGIAAALGEGDTPEQHMEDTLVAGAGLCDEEAVRVLVTEGPDAVRRLIATGARFDTDAAGTIELTREGGHHRRRIAHAGGDATGAEISRALVDAVRERAVRTIENALVLDLLTDADGRTAGVTLHVMGEGQHDGVGAVHAPAVVLATGGMGQVFSATTNPAVSTGDGVALALRAGAEVSDLEFVQFHPTVLFLGPEAEGQQPLVSEAVRGEGAHLVDADGVRFMVGQHELAELAPRDIVAKGIMRRMREQGADHMYLDARHFGAEMWESRFPTILAACRTHGFDPVTEPIPVAPAAHYASGGVRTDLRGRTTVPGLYACGEVACTGVHGANRLASNSLLEGLVFAERIADDIATTLATTLAAPETAAPETADPETADPATAGPHPHGPASAGPGPTTAPGGPEPRTATPVPHPAPRVLPLLDPAARPRVQRVMTHGAGVLRSADSLAKAAEQLDAIHGDALGGAGGSGHKTAEPGVESWETTNVLCVARVLVAAARHREETRGCHWREDRPDRDDAAWRRHLVVRLRPDRSLDVRTTATHDFPPTDRPLSHSAAGTRDPARDPARDPARDPARDPAHHPAAQAAARREQQA, encoded by the coding sequence ATGACCGGCATACGACTGCATGCCCCGGCGCCCGGCTGGGCCATCGACGCCGACGTGGTCGTCGTGGGCTCCGGCGTCGCCGGCCTGACCGCCGCCCTGCGCTGCACGGCGGCCGGGCTCCGTACGGTCGTCGTCACCAAGGCCCGGCTCGACGACGGGTCCACCCGCTGGGCGCAGGGCGGGATCGCCGCCGCGCTCGGCGAGGGCGACACGCCCGAGCAGCACATGGAGGACACCCTCGTCGCGGGCGCCGGCCTGTGCGACGAGGAGGCGGTCCGCGTGCTCGTCACGGAGGGGCCCGACGCGGTACGCCGCCTCATCGCCACCGGCGCCCGGTTCGACACGGACGCGGCCGGCACGATCGAGCTGACCCGGGAGGGCGGCCACCACCGCCGCCGCATCGCCCACGCGGGCGGTGACGCGACGGGTGCCGAGATCTCCCGCGCCCTGGTCGACGCGGTCCGCGAGCGCGCCGTCCGCACCATCGAGAACGCCCTCGTCCTGGACCTGCTCACCGACGCCGACGGACGCACGGCCGGCGTGACCCTGCACGTGATGGGCGAGGGCCAGCACGACGGCGTCGGCGCCGTCCACGCCCCGGCCGTCGTCCTCGCGACGGGCGGCATGGGCCAGGTCTTCTCGGCCACCACCAACCCGGCCGTCTCCACCGGCGACGGCGTCGCCCTCGCCCTGCGCGCCGGGGCCGAGGTGAGCGACCTGGAGTTCGTGCAGTTCCACCCGACCGTCCTGTTCCTGGGCCCCGAGGCGGAGGGCCAGCAGCCCCTGGTCTCCGAGGCGGTACGGGGCGAGGGCGCCCACCTGGTCGACGCGGACGGCGTCCGGTTCATGGTCGGACAGCACGAGCTGGCCGAGCTGGCGCCCCGCGACATCGTGGCCAAGGGCATCATGCGGCGCATGCGGGAGCAGGGCGCCGACCACATGTACCTCGACGCCCGCCACTTCGGCGCCGAGATGTGGGAGTCCCGCTTCCCGACCATCCTCGCCGCGTGCCGCACCCACGGTTTCGACCCGGTGACCGAGCCCATCCCGGTCGCCCCCGCCGCCCATTACGCCTCCGGCGGCGTCCGCACCGACCTGCGCGGCCGCACCACCGTGCCGGGCCTCTACGCGTGCGGGGAGGTGGCCTGCACCGGCGTGCACGGGGCGAACCGGCTCGCCTCCAACTCCCTCCTGGAGGGCCTGGTCTTCGCCGAGCGCATCGCGGACGACATCGCCACCACCCTCGCCACCACCCTCGCCGCCCCGGAGACGGCCGCCCCGGAGACGGCCGACCCGGAGACGGCCGACCCAGCCACGGCGGGCCCTCACCCGCACGGCCCCGCCTCCGCCGGCCCCGGTCCCACCACCGCCCCCGGCGGCCCGGAGCCCCGCACGGCCACCCCCGTCCCGCACCCCGCCCCCCGTGTCCTGCCGCTGCTCGACCCGGCCGCACGCCCGCGCGTGCAGCGGGTGATGACCCACGGCGCGGGCGTCCTGCGCTCCGCCGACAGCCTCGCGAAGGCGGCCGAGCAGTTGGACGCCATCCACGGCGACGCCCTCGGCGGGGCCGGGGGGAGCGGCCACAAGACGGCCGAGCCCGGCGTCGAGTCCTGGGAGACCACCAACGTCCTGTGCGTGGCCCGCGTCCTGGTCGCGGCCGCACGCCACCGCGAGGAGACGCGCGGGTGCCACTGGCGCGAGGACCGCCCCGACCGGGACGACGCCGCCTGGCGCCGCCACCTCGTCGTACGTCTCCGTCCGGACCGGAGCCTGGACGTCCGTACGACCGCCACCCACGACTTCCCCCCGACCGACCGGCCTCTGAGCCACTCCGCCGCCGGCACCCGAGACCCGGCCCGAGACCCGGCCCGAGACCCGGCCCGAGACCCGGCCCGAGACCCCGCCCACCACCCCGCCGCACAGGCCGCCGCCCGCAGGGAGCAGCAAGCATGA